One segment of Streptomyces bathyalis DNA contains the following:
- the sucB gene encoding 2-oxoglutarate dehydrogenase, E2 component, dihydrolipoamide succinyltransferase produces MAVSVTLPALGESVTEGTVTRWLKAEGEQVEADEPLLEVSTDKVDTEIPAPAAGTLSSIKVAEDETVEVGAELAVIDDGGSAPAAEAPAAEPQPAAEPEPAQAQPEAQPEPAAAAPAGGGGGGSAEGTDVVLPALGESVTEGTVTRWLKQVGEEVQADEPLLEVSTDKVDTEIPAPAAGTLLEIVVGEDETAEVGAKLAVIGAAGAAPAAEAAPAPAQPEAQPAPAQAQPEPQPAPAEPAPAPKAQPAPAAPKPAPAPAPAAPASPAVSESDGAYVTPLVRKLANEQGVDLSTVKGTGVGGRIRKQDVTAAAEAAKAAAPAPAAAAAGASTAPKSPKLEPSPLRGQTVKMPRIRKVIAENMMKALHNQAQLSTVVEVDVTRVMRLRARAKDSFAAREGVKLSPMPFFVQAAAEALKAHPSVNSRLNDDGTITYHDVENIGIAVDSEKGLMVPVIKEAGNLNLAGIARKTAELAKKVREGGLGPDDMSGGTFTISNTGSRGALFDTVIVNYPQVAELGIGATVRRPMVIDHPELGETVAIRDMVYLTLSYDHQLVDGADAARYLGDVKARLEAGEFEGELGL; encoded by the coding sequence ATGGCGGTTTCCGTAACCCTGCCGGCGCTCGGCGAGAGCGTCACCGAGGGCACCGTCACCCGCTGGCTGAAAGCCGAGGGTGAGCAAGTGGAGGCCGACGAGCCGTTGCTCGAGGTCTCCACCGACAAGGTCGACACCGAGATCCCGGCCCCCGCGGCCGGCACGCTCTCCTCCATCAAGGTGGCCGAGGACGAGACGGTCGAGGTCGGCGCAGAACTGGCCGTGATCGACGACGGCGGTTCAGCACCGGCGGCCGAGGCACCGGCCGCCGAGCCGCAGCCGGCAGCCGAGCCCGAGCCTGCCCAGGCGCAGCCCGAGGCACAGCCGGAGCCCGCCGCGGCGGCGCCCGCCGGCGGTGGCGGTGGCGGTTCGGCCGAGGGTACGGACGTGGTCCTTCCCGCGCTCGGCGAGAGCGTCACCGAGGGCACCGTCACGCGCTGGCTGAAGCAGGTCGGCGAGGAGGTGCAGGCGGACGAGCCGCTGCTGGAGGTCTCCACCGACAAGGTCGACACCGAGATCCCGGCGCCCGCCGCCGGCACGCTGCTGGAGATCGTCGTCGGTGAGGACGAGACCGCCGAGGTCGGCGCGAAGCTGGCCGTGATCGGTGCCGCGGGTGCCGCTCCGGCGGCCGAGGCCGCACCCGCGCCCGCCCAGCCCGAGGCTCAGCCTGCTCCCGCGCAGGCGCAGCCCGAGCCGCAGCCGGCACCGGCCGAGCCCGCCCCCGCGCCGAAGGCGCAGCCGGCTCCGGCCGCGCCCAAGCCCGCACCGGCTCCCGCGCCGGCGGCGCCCGCCTCTCCCGCCGTGAGCGAGTCCGACGGCGCGTACGTCACCCCGCTCGTCCGCAAGCTCGCCAACGAGCAGGGCGTCGACCTGAGCACCGTCAAGGGCACGGGGGTCGGCGGTCGTATCCGCAAGCAGGACGTCACCGCTGCGGCGGAGGCCGCCAAGGCGGCGGCACCTGCCCCGGCCGCCGCTGCCGCGGGTGCGTCGACGGCTCCCAAGTCGCCGAAGCTGGAGCCCTCTCCGCTGCGCGGCCAGACGGTGAAGATGCCGCGTATCCGCAAGGTGATCGCGGAGAACATGATGAAGGCGCTGCACAACCAGGCGCAGCTGTCCACGGTGGTCGAGGTCGACGTCACGCGCGTGATGCGGCTCCGGGCCCGCGCCAAGGACTCCTTCGCGGCGCGTGAGGGCGTCAAGCTGTCCCCGATGCCCTTCTTCGTGCAGGCCGCGGCGGAAGCACTCAAGGCGCACCCGTCCGTCAACTCGCGGCTCAACGACGACGGCACGATCACCTACCACGACGTCGAGAACATCGGCATCGCGGTGGACTCCGAGAAGGGCCTGATGGTCCCGGTCATCAAGGAGGCCGGGAACCTCAACCTCGCGGGCATCGCGCGCAAGACGGCGGAGCTGGCGAAGAAGGTCCGCGAGGGCGGGCTGGGCCCGGACGACATGTCCGGCGGCACGTTCACGATCAGCAACACCGGTTCGCGCGGTGCGCTGTTCGACACCGTGATCGTGAACTACCCGCAGGTCGCGGAGCTCGGCATCGGCGCGACCGTCCGCCGTCCGATGGTCATCGACCACCCGGAGCTGGGCGAGACCGTCGCCATCCGCGACATGGTCTACCTGACCCTGTCCTACGACCACCAGCTGGTCGACGGCGCGGACGCCGCGCGCTACCTCGGCGACGTCAAGGCCCGCCTGGAAGCAGGCGAGTTCGAGGGCGAACTGGGTCTGTGA
- a CDS encoding adenosylcobinamide-GDP ribazoletransferase — protein MRFALGTLTVLPVNVPRWDRRSARRGMEWAPLAGLLVGLTAAAASLLALLLGTSSLLAAIVSVAVPAVLTRALHLDGLADVADGLGSAKPAEGALRIMKQSDIGPFGVITLVLALLAQVAVINELYGQGGWAHGALAVIVSAVTARTALTLAARSGVPAARPEGLGSVVAGTVPARTAVIVAAGVAVVSAAAGAIVNLWWNPLFGAVSYLFAVAIGLAAAELLLRHCRRRLGGVTGDVFGALAECAATVTLVVLAFG, from the coding sequence ATCCGCTTCGCGCTCGGCACGCTCACCGTTCTCCCGGTGAACGTCCCACGCTGGGACCGCCGGTCCGCGCGCCGCGGAATGGAATGGGCCCCGCTGGCAGGTCTGCTCGTCGGGCTCACGGCCGCCGCCGCAAGCCTGCTGGCGCTCCTGCTCGGTACGTCCTCGCTGCTCGCCGCCATCGTCTCCGTCGCCGTGCCCGCCGTCCTCACGCGGGCCCTGCACCTCGACGGTCTCGCCGACGTCGCCGACGGTCTGGGCAGCGCGAAGCCCGCCGAGGGCGCGCTGCGGATCATGAAGCAGTCGGACATCGGGCCGTTCGGGGTGATCACCCTCGTCCTCGCCCTGCTGGCGCAGGTCGCGGTCATCAACGAGCTCTACGGTCAAGGGGGTTGGGCGCACGGAGCGCTCGCCGTCATCGTCTCGGCCGTCACCGCGCGCACGGCGCTCACGCTCGCAGCCCGTTCGGGTGTTCCTGCCGCACGTCCGGAGGGCCTCGGCTCCGTCGTCGCGGGCACGGTTCCCGCACGTACGGCGGTGATCGTCGCCGCGGGCGTCGCCGTGGTGAGCGCCGCCGCGGGCGCGATCGTGAACCTGTGGTGGAACCCTCTCTTCGGTGCCGTCTCGTACCTCTTCGCCGTGGCCATCGGACTGGCCGCCGCCGAGCTGCTGTTGCGCCACTGCCGCCGCCGTCTCGGCGGCGTCACCGGCGACGTCTTCGGAGCGCTGGCGGAGTGCGCGGCAACCGTGACGCTCGTCGTGCTCGCCTTCGGCTGA
- a CDS encoding leucyl aminopeptidase: MSALTLSTSSATTQRADVVVIGVAKGAKGPVVALGGEAVDKAYGGKLAATLDALGAVGSEGETTKLPAPSAGLKAPVVLAVGLGEAPGKNESYDLETLRRAAGTAARALAGTKKAAFALPVDDAAAVGAVTEGALLGAYSFTSYRSSDSGGKSGRKGGGSRGEKDRDGASVPLAEITVVGAKPRDKAHKAAAERAEVLATEVGRARDLINTPSNDLTPAAFADRAKAAAKEHSLDIEVLDEGALTKGGYGGILGVGKGSANPPRLVRISHTHPKAKKTVALVGKGITYDSGGISLKPVGHNETMKCDMSGAAAVFAAVVSAARLGLRVNVTGWLALAENMPSGSATRPGDVLKMYSGKTVEVLNTDAEGRLVLADALTRACEESPDALVDVATLTGAMMLALGSRTFGVLSNNDDFRTTVHELSEEAGEASWPMPMPTHLRKGMESPVADISNIGERLGGGLVAGLFLNEFVDENVLWAHLDIAGPAFNDSGPFGYTPKGGTGSGVRTLVRVAERAAAGELP, encoded by the coding sequence GTGTCTGCTCTGACTCTCAGCACCTCGTCCGCCACGACTCAGCGCGCGGACGTCGTCGTGATCGGCGTCGCCAAGGGCGCCAAGGGCCCGGTCGTCGCTCTGGGCGGCGAGGCCGTGGACAAGGCGTACGGCGGGAAGCTCGCCGCGACCCTTGACGCGCTCGGCGCGGTCGGCAGCGAGGGCGAGACCACGAAGCTCCCGGCGCCGTCCGCCGGGCTCAAGGCGCCGGTGGTGCTGGCCGTCGGTCTGGGCGAGGCGCCCGGCAAGAACGAGTCCTACGACCTGGAGACGCTGCGCCGCGCCGCCGGCACGGCCGCCCGTGCCCTGGCCGGCACGAAGAAGGCCGCGTTCGCCCTGCCCGTCGACGACGCGGCGGCCGTGGGCGCCGTGACCGAGGGCGCGCTGCTCGGTGCTTACTCCTTCACCTCCTACCGCAGCTCCGACAGCGGCGGAAAGAGCGGCAGGAAGGGCGGCGGCAGCCGCGGTGAGAAGGACCGGGACGGCGCGAGCGTCCCGCTCGCCGAGATCACCGTCGTCGGCGCCAAGCCGCGGGACAAGGCGCACAAGGCCGCTGCCGAGCGCGCGGAGGTGCTCGCGACCGAGGTGGGGCGCGCCCGCGACCTGATCAACACCCCCTCCAACGACCTCACTCCGGCCGCCTTCGCCGACCGCGCGAAGGCGGCCGCCAAGGAGCACAGCCTGGACATCGAGGTGCTCGACGAGGGCGCACTCACCAAGGGCGGCTACGGCGGCATCCTCGGGGTCGGCAAGGGATCGGCGAACCCGCCGCGCCTGGTGAGGATCTCCCACACGCACCCCAAGGCGAAGAAGACCGTCGCCCTCGTGGGCAAGGGCATCACCTACGACTCGGGCGGCATCTCCCTCAAGCCCGTGGGCCACAACGAGACGATGAAGTGCGACATGAGCGGCGCCGCCGCAGTGTTCGCTGCCGTGGTCTCGGCCGCCCGCCTCGGCCTGCGCGTCAATGTGACCGGCTGGCTGGCGCTCGCCGAGAACATGCCGTCCGGCTCGGCCACTCGTCCGGGTGACGTGCTGAAGATGTACAGCGGCAAGACCGTCGAGGTCCTCAACACCGACGCCGAGGGACGGCTGGTACTGGCGGACGCCCTGACCCGCGCGTGCGAGGAGTCGCCGGACGCGCTCGTCGACGTGGCCACCCTCACCGGGGCGATGATGCTGGCTCTCGGCAGCCGCACCTTCGGTGTTCTCAGCAACAACGACGACTTCCGCACCACGGTCCACGAACTGTCAGAGGAAGCGGGCGAGGCGTCCTGGCCGATGCCGATGCCGACGCATCTGCGCAAGGGCATGGAGTCCCCGGTCGCCGACATCTCCAACATCGGCGAGCGGCTGGGCGGCGGCCTCGTGGCGGGCCTGTTCCTCAACGAGTTCGTCGACGAGAACGTCCTGTGGGCGCATCTCGACATCGCGGGGCCCGCGTTCAACGACTCCGGCCCCTTCGGCTACACCCCCAAGGGCGGCACCGGCTCCGGAGTGCGCACCCTGGTGCGTGTCGCCGAGCGTGCGGCGGCCGGCGAGCTCCCCTGA
- a CDS encoding ArsR/SmtB family transcription factor → MLRIHFTGTDLARTHVAESPDPLWETVFSLHMLRARYGRLPFADWRRRVRADLRKHGRTEDVRQLMPLLPDASYFPDFLTPPEGLLGLEAGIEAIIATPRRRISHELGILHERVGAPSWAQDLTDRSPHARRHLGEMISGYHARALTPYWPTIRRRAAADRAVRIRALQTGGVDGAQGLLASFRPAMRWRPPVLEIPTHPVDRDLHLEGRGLLLVPSQFLWNRPVPLADPELPPTVLFPLDRDARWMSIVPHGAGELSQCVDPLARLLGRTRAEVLRAAATVPNTTELARHVGISPSAASQHTAVLRDAGLIISHRHANSVFHQLSSAGGALLRQQSEDADRT, encoded by the coding sequence ATGCTGCGCATCCACTTCACGGGTACCGACCTCGCGCGGACGCATGTCGCCGAGAGCCCCGACCCGCTCTGGGAGACGGTCTTCAGCCTGCACATGCTGCGCGCCCGCTACGGCCGGCTGCCGTTCGCGGACTGGCGCCGCCGGGTCCGGGCCGATCTGCGCAAGCACGGACGCACCGAGGACGTACGGCAGCTGATGCCGCTCCTGCCCGACGCCAGCTACTTCCCCGACTTCCTCACCCCGCCCGAGGGACTGCTGGGCCTGGAGGCGGGCATCGAGGCGATCATCGCCACGCCGCGCCGGCGCATCTCGCACGAGCTGGGCATCCTGCACGAGCGGGTCGGCGCCCCGAGCTGGGCGCAGGACCTGACGGACCGCTCCCCGCACGCCCGCAGGCACCTGGGGGAAATGATCTCCGGCTATCACGCCCGCGCACTCACCCCGTACTGGCCGACGATCCGCCGTCGCGCGGCTGCCGACCGCGCCGTGCGCATCCGCGCGCTGCAAACCGGTGGAGTGGACGGCGCCCAGGGCCTGCTGGCGAGCTTCCGCCCCGCGATGCGCTGGCGGCCACCCGTGCTGGAGATACCCACGCATCCGGTGGACCGCGATCTGCATCTGGAGGGCCGCGGACTGCTGCTGGTGCCCTCCCAGTTCCTCTGGAACCGCCCTGTGCCGCTGGCCGATCCCGAACTGCCGCCCACGGTCCTGTTTCCGCTCGACCGGGACGCGCGGTGGATGTCCATCGTTCCGCACGGCGCGGGTGAGCTCTCGCAGTGCGTCGACCCCCTTGCGCGGCTGCTGGGCAGGACGCGCGCGGAAGTGCTGCGTGCCGCGGCCACCGTCCCGAACACGACCGAACTCGCCCGCCACGTCGGCATCTCGCCCTCGGCCGCGAGCCAGCACACTGCGGTACTGCGGGACGCGGGACTCATCATCAGTCACCGGCACGCCAACAGCGTGTTCCATCAGCTCAGTTCGGCAGGGGGCGCACTGCTGCGGCAGCAGTCGGAGGACGCGGACCGTACGTAA
- the lpdA gene encoding dihydrolipoyl dehydrogenase: MANDASTVFDLVILGGGSGGYAAALRGAQLGLDVALIEKDKLGGTCLHRGCIPTKALLHAGELADQAREGTKFGVKSSFEGIDMAGVHKYKDGVVSGLYKGLQGLVASRKITYVEGEGRLSSPTSVDVNGQRYEGRHILLATGSVPKSLPGLEIDGNRIISSDHGLLLDRVPESAVILGGGVIGVEFASAWKSFGTDVTIVEGLPHLVPAEDESSSKLLERAFRKRGISFSLGSFFEKAEYTDNGVKVSLANGKEYEAEVLLVAIGRGPVSQGLGYEEAGVAMDRGFVLADEYCRTNVPTISAVGDLIPTLQLAHVGFAEGILVAERLAGLNPVPVDYDGVPRVTYCHPEVASVGVTEEKAKEIYGADKVVTLKYNLAGNGRSKILNTTGEIKLVQVRDGAVVGVHMVGDRMGEQVGEAQLIYNWEALPAEVAQLIHAHPTQSEALGEAHLALAGKPLHSHD, translated from the coding sequence GTGGCGAACGACGCCAGCACCGTTTTCGACCTAGTGATCCTCGGAGGCGGTAGCGGCGGCTATGCCGCTGCCTTGCGCGGGGCGCAGCTGGGTCTCGACGTCGCCCTGATCGAGAAGGACAAGCTGGGCGGCACCTGTCTGCACCGGGGCTGCATCCCCACCAAGGCGCTGCTGCACGCCGGCGAGCTGGCCGACCAGGCCCGCGAGGGAACGAAGTTCGGCGTGAAGAGCTCCTTCGAGGGCATCGACATGGCCGGGGTGCACAAGTACAAGGACGGCGTGGTCTCCGGGCTGTACAAGGGCCTGCAGGGGCTCGTCGCCTCCCGCAAGATCACCTACGTCGAGGGCGAGGGACGGCTCTCCTCCCCGACCTCCGTCGACGTCAACGGCCAGCGCTACGAGGGCCGTCACATCCTCCTCGCGACCGGCTCGGTCCCCAAGTCGCTGCCCGGCCTGGAGATCGACGGCAACCGCATCATCTCCTCCGACCACGGGCTGCTCCTGGACCGGGTCCCGGAGTCCGCCGTCATCCTGGGCGGCGGCGTCATCGGCGTCGAATTCGCCTCCGCCTGGAAGTCGTTCGGCACGGACGTGACGATCGTCGAGGGACTTCCCCACCTCGTTCCGGCCGAGGACGAGAGCAGCTCCAAGCTGCTGGAGCGCGCGTTCCGCAAGCGCGGCATCTCCTTCTCGCTCGGCTCCTTCTTCGAGAAGGCCGAGTACACCGACAACGGCGTGAAGGTCAGCCTCGCCAACGGCAAGGAGTACGAGGCCGAGGTCCTGCTCGTCGCGATCGGCCGCGGCCCGGTCTCGCAGGGCCTGGGCTACGAGGAGGCCGGGGTCGCCATGGACCGCGGGTTCGTCCTCGCCGACGAGTACTGCCGCACGAACGTGCCGACCATCTCTGCCGTGGGCGACCTCATCCCGACGCTGCAGCTCGCGCACGTCGGCTTCGCCGAGGGCATCCTCGTCGCGGAGCGGCTGGCCGGGCTGAACCCGGTGCCGGTCGACTACGACGGCGTTCCGCGGGTGACGTACTGCCACCCGGAGGTCGCCTCCGTCGGCGTCACCGAGGAGAAGGCCAAGGAGATCTACGGGGCCGACAAGGTCGTCACCCTCAAGTACAACCTCGCCGGCAACGGCAGGAGCAAGATCCTCAACACCACGGGCGAGATCAAGCTGGTTCAGGTCCGCGATGGTGCCGTGGTCGGCGTCCACATGGTCGGTGACCGGATGGGCGAGCAGGTGGGCGAGGCCCAGCTCATCTACAACTGGGAAGCACTGCCGGCCGAGGTCGCGCAGCTGATCCACGCACACCCGACGCAGAGCGAGGCGCTCGGCGAGGCCCACCTGGCCCTCGCGGGCAAGCCGCTGCACTCCCACGACTGA